Genomic DNA from Misgurnus anguillicaudatus chromosome 18, ASM2758022v2, whole genome shotgun sequence:
CAAGGCCAATCTAAAACAATGAATGCATTACTGTAGTCCAAGGCCAATCAAATGCAGTGCATGAGTTACTATAGTTCAAGGCCAATGCAATCCATGAGTTTGCTGCCCTCTTGTGATATTGGCAGGAAATGCAAGCATAGCAGGTGTCTAAGCCTAAGGTATTATATTATCTAATGCATTAATTATAATACATTATAAACAGCTATATATAAACTGAAACTACTTACCTTGGTCTTTGAAAGCATCTTTGATCTGTTCCATTGCCATTTTATATACTTCAGGCttagacaaaataaaagcaaCGGCCCAAAATGTTACCTAGAATAGTACACAATATTATATAGATGTGAGAGTAAGCCACGTGATGGGTACTGTTAAATCTGAATAATTCGATAAAAATACTGAGATATAACATTTTCACTTACTGGTATAGCATTTGCCAGGGATGCCCAAAGCATTAACAAACCGTAATTGGGCAGATATTTGTCTGATACTGATGTAGCAAGGCACTGTAGTAAAgtctaaacaaaaacaaaaaagttgcaaAAGTTGGTTGATTGATGATTCAGAGCGCAAATGGACCAAAGTCATATAAAAACGGTATAGTATTCAGTTTATTTTTACCTTGTGACCATTCTCACTGGAGAGGGTCTCCTCTGCTTTTATAACCATATTTTTCAGGAGAGAAATAAGCCACTGCTTTGAGTTTGCCCATTCCCTGTTTAAGGATGGCAACTTACATGTAAGAAACATCACAAACTGTTTGCATAGTTTTTCAGTATCTATATctcaacatcaacatttttatcTTACCCAACTTGCAAGTTTATGTACAAATCTAtcataattaatataaaacCAGAGAAGAAACATATGGcctaaaaaattttaatttgtttaatataGTATTTTATCCTTTCtgaagcttttatccaaagcgacttacagggtataatttttttataatttctaTCATTATGCATTGTGTTCCTTCAACAACCTTTTGCTTATGCAGTGCACTACCACACAGGAACACTAGCATGGACATACTTGAGGAATATGTCTGGAAGTTGAGATCCGTACTCGAATCCATCATCATAAGTTGTAAACTTATCCAGGAACTCCTGCTTGGTGAGGGGGGTGCTAGGGGAGTTACACCGGCCCAGTAAATTGCTCATTACTGCTGGATACATAACACTCCTAAAAAATAAGATGGCCGAGCATGATTTACAAAcctacatttaaatgtatttgttataaTTGTCTTACTGTACTTATTACATTATATCTCAAGGTCATATCAAGATATGTCAAGTATGTATTGCTATATTTTACAATCCTGCAATCCCAGTGTGCAAAAAAAGGGGGTAATAATTCAAGCAATCAATACAGACCTAAACAACACAGATTGGGTTATCAGTCCTGATTCATAAGTTTATACAACAGATAAGATAACAATTACTTAGAATTTGAAAATCCTTGCAAACACACGACAGTTCAATGTTACAGGTTTTAAAttgcactaaaaatggttcacTTATAGGGGAACCATTGTTAGTGCTAAacagaaccatattgtgctatgttgAATAATAAATGGTGCTAGTCACCACTTATGGTATAGGTGCTATAGcgctaaaaatggttcttctatggttatgAGCTTTTGGTACTACTTAGCAcccttttttacagtgttgttggTGCAAAATGTATGGGTGGTGTGTCTGCTGTTCTCTAAGTGAATGGTGAATCTAAATAATTGATGTTAGGAAAGACTATACTTGATAAGCTCATTTAGTTGTCCAGATCCTTCATTTCCTATGGTCtccaaatggtcattaaacTCTTCACAAAGGGGTCCAGAGAGCATCGCTGTGTTGCCAGGTGTCAGTCTTCCCTTGACTATGGCCAAACAGGCTGGATGGCACTCATAAAAACTCTCCTTGCTGACAGAAGCTGGACAAGAATAAGATAAGTAATCATTTTACCACATACTGCAACATTGATTACATCCAGACATAAAATATGTTGGAGAAAAGCCATTTAAGATCCGCTATAAattatgcatttgaaaaaaaatgtatagtaactttttaatatttataatcgtatacatacaaattatataaaagttattttaaagcattataCCTATGTTGTAAACGGGTTCTTGCACCGCTTGTTCAAAATCAACATCTTTGGATGTAAAAAAAACTCGGAAGTCTTCGTGTAGGGTTACAAAGGTCATTCTCTTTCCAGCTGCTACAATAGTGAAAACTGGTCCATACTtgagaagaaaaataaaaattacttaaCAGTTCTCTTGCAGATGCTTGCATTGctatttaataaaaactaaGGCATCTTATTTTAAGGTCCACCATCAGGGTAAACAACAAGAAAGCACTCATTCCatcctttattaaaaaaacatgtcattagcTTTCACAAAACTGGCACACCAAAACAAAAATTTTGGCAGTAGAGGAACTTTTTTTGCAGTCTGCCCTAGTTGCAGAAATTAGTTGTGCTAAACACATTGCCCAAATTCGGTAAGTGGCACAGTTCATAAACAAAACAGAGGACtccatgataaaaaaataattaaagcaagcaagcaagcaagaaagaaaaaatgcatAATGCTTATATATAcctaaataatgttttaagctattttttatttatttatgtatttattgctGTTAACTTAAAGACAAAAAACCATAATAAGCATGATAGACATCTCTGAAAATCAAACTATTAGCAAAATTTGCATGTGAACAGCTGGACTTGGACTTcaacccattggcagatcaACCCAGTGTGATTTTGCAATACATGAAAATGTCATATGTCAAAAGATCTAATAATAAATTGACCCCTTTATGCCACAAATGCTGAataattgtaaatgttttaaatatttaagagcAAAAACTGTCTGTTTGCACCTAAGTTCTGCAGAAAAAATCAATTCCATCACATTTTGTGTAATAATGTACATCTATTCATGCAAAGAGTTTCTTAAAAGCTCAAACTTACTGTGTCTCTGG
This window encodes:
- the cyp39a1 gene encoding 24-hydroxycholesterol 7-alpha-hydroxylase isoform X2; translation: MTFVTLHEDFRVFFTSKDVDFEQAVQEPVYNIASVSKESFYECHPACLAIVKGRLTPGNTAMLSGPLCEEFNDHLETIGNEGSGQLNELIKSVMYPAVMSNLLGRCNSPSTPLTKQEFLDKFTTYDDGFEYGSQLPDIFLKEWANSKQWLISLLKNMVIKAEETLSSENGHKTLLQCLATSVSDKYLPNYGLLMLWASLANAIPVTFWAVAFILSKPEVYKMAMEQIKDAFKDQDKKKTKVTLDDLQKMPYVKWCIMEAIRLRAPGAIARKVVRPLKLQNYIIPPGDMLMLSPYWAHRNPKYFPDPEDFKPERWEKADLEKNVLLEGFVAFGGGKNQCPGRWYAVMELHMFVAMILHKFEFTLLDPVPKPSPLHLLGTQQPEGSFAVKYKHR
- the cyp39a1 gene encoding 24-hydroxycholesterol 7-alpha-hydroxylase isoform X1; the protein is MEWFTLILCVIILLISINLFFGKSHPNAPPCIKGWIPWFGAAFEFGKAPLYFIQQARDTYGPVFTIVAAGKRMTFVTLHEDFRVFFTSKDVDFEQAVQEPVYNIASVSKESFYECHPACLAIVKGRLTPGNTAMLSGPLCEEFNDHLETIGNEGSGQLNELIKSVMYPAVMSNLLGRCNSPSTPLTKQEFLDKFTTYDDGFEYGSQLPDIFLKEWANSKQWLISLLKNMVIKAEETLSSENGHKTLLQCLATSVSDKYLPNYGLLMLWASLANAIPVTFWAVAFILSKPEVYKMAMEQIKDAFKDQDKKKTKVTLDDLQKMPYVKWCIMEAIRLRAPGAIARKVVRPLKLQNYIIPPGDMLMLSPYWAHRNPKYFPDPEDFKPERWEKADLEKNVLLEGFVAFGGGKNQCPGRWYAVMELHMFVAMILHKFEFTLLDPVPKPSPLHLLGTQQPEGSFAVKYKHR